Proteins encoded by one window of Clostridia bacterium:
- a CDS encoding diguanylate cyclase, with translation MDLKTVMLLLAVGSYLLGLLLIFLRYKKSNPQKIPFWIEAKLLQGTGSLLLYFRTGVFDGLTLVANIMLLLGGAYEAWAVRVLCRKPVPPRFHLSLSAAIICAGVASQLMVEPYRLGFLFLLQSILYFLTSLFLLCKPHIRRSLQLILSGSYCFTGGVFLLNAILCLGFPDYAQAQGSDVIFSIIPLATFFIFLASGFILLMLAKEKSDQLAWQMEKSLLEAERRFQRIVETAIEGILILDPNYMITFANPKMASALGYYVEQIIGRSFISLFPPGDLAEQKYTRFFSHDDDTLVYECRLLRRDGRKHWFLVSAKAVYDEEGHLEGYVAMLTDIHERKEMELMLEESNRLLAELSNTDGLTGIANRRCFDATLESEYLRLKRTNSKLSVILLDIDYFKEFNDCYGHVSGDECLRRIGKVLTGSVTRSLDLAARYGGEEFACILPDTDLTGAVHVAERIRQRIHGLQIEHKKSPVAPYVTASFGVTTVQYSPDKSLADIIAAADKLLYKAKASGRDRIEFAELSG, from the coding sequence ATGGATCTAAAAACAGTCATGTTACTGCTGGCAGTCGGTTCCTACCTGCTGGGATTGCTGTTGATATTTCTTAGATATAAAAAGAGCAATCCCCAGAAAATTCCTTTCTGGATTGAAGCCAAACTGCTGCAGGGAACCGGCTCTCTCTTGCTGTATTTCAGAACCGGTGTCTTCGACGGTTTAACCCTGGTCGCCAATATCATGCTGCTGTTAGGTGGTGCCTACGAAGCCTGGGCCGTCCGGGTTTTGTGCCGGAAGCCGGTACCGCCCCGGTTCCACCTGTCCCTATCAGCCGCCATCATCTGCGCCGGCGTCGCCAGTCAGCTCATGGTGGAACCCTACCGGCTAGGCTTCCTTTTCCTTCTTCAGAGCATCCTCTACTTCTTGACCAGCCTCTTCTTGCTCTGCAAACCCCACATTAGACGTTCCTTACAATTAATTCTCAGCGGGAGCTACTGCTTTACCGGGGGAGTCTTCTTGCTGAATGCCATTCTCTGTCTTGGTTTTCCCGACTATGCGCAAGCCCAAGGCAGCGATGTAATTTTCAGCATCATACCGCTGGCGACCTTTTTCATCTTCCTGGCCAGCGGTTTCATCCTGCTGATGCTGGCGAAAGAAAAAAGCGACCAGCTGGCCTGGCAAATGGAAAAAAGCCTGCTGGAGGCCGAGCGGCGTTTCCAGCGCATTGTGGAGACGGCCATCGAGGGCATCCTCATTTTGGACCCAAATTATATGATTACTTTTGCCAATCCTAAAATGGCTTCTGCGCTGGGCTACTATGTGGAGCAAATCATAGGCAGGTCATTTATATCCCTCTTCCCTCCCGGTGACTTGGCGGAGCAAAAATACACCAGGTTCTTCAGCCATGATGACGATACCCTGGTCTACGAATGCCGCCTTTTGCGGCGAGACGGGCGCAAGCACTGGTTCCTGGTGTCCGCCAAAGCTGTTTACGATGAGGAGGGACACCTGGAAGGGTACGTGGCCATGTTAACGGACATCCACGAGCGCAAGGAAATGGAGCTGATGCTGGAGGAATCCAATCGCCTGCTGGCGGAACTGAGCAACACGGACGGCTTGACGGGCATAGCCAACCGGCGGTGTTTTGACGCGACCCTAGAAAGCGAGTACCTCAGGTTAAAACGCACCAATTCCAAACTGTCCGTCATTCTCCTGGACATTGATTATTTCAAGGAATTCAATGACTGCTACGGCCATGTCAGCGGCGATGAGTGCCTGCGCCGGATTGGCAAAGTCTTAACTGGATCCGTGACCCGTTCCCTGGATTTGGCGGCCCGTTACGGCGGGGAAGAATTTGCCTGCATACTCCCTGATACGGATCTTACCGGTGCCGTGCACGTGGCGGAAAGAATCCGGCAAAGGATCCACGGGCTGCAGATTGAACACAAAAAATCACCGGTGGCCCCCTATGTGACCGCCAGCTTCGGCGTCACCACGGTGCAGTATTCCCCGGACAAATCCCTGGCCGACATCATCGCAGCGGCGGATAAGCTTTTGTACAAAGCCAAAGCCTCCGGCCGCGACCGGATTGAATTCGCCGAGCTCAGCGGATAA
- a CDS encoding HAMP domain-containing protein, which translates to ASGQVVWDARQHDNARCEAMLDQIARNMSSRYPNWEGTYVENAFPVMDERGQVGEVIIGYYGPYFFNEADLAFINNMNRLLIGVGAFSLALSILFGTVMAEKLSTPIGRVITTAQMIAKGYYDDRVTETSSTKEIAQLTETINHLAETLEKQERLRKQLTADVAHELRTPLATLQSHMEAMIDGIWQPDPERLKSCHEEIVRISRLVGDLEKLAKYEGENLVLTKTTFDVAELARHLLQNFETEFAEKGIALRFTGEKEVINADKDKISQVIVNLLSNALKYTPPGGTVEVSVQGDAQRAEIRVKDSGAGIAPEDLPYIFERFYRADKSRNRLTGGAGIGLTITKAIVDAHNGTIQVHSRVNEGTEFLVSLPKQPG; encoded by the coding sequence GCCTCCGGGCAGGTGGTCTGGGACGCCCGGCAGCATGACAACGCCCGGTGCGAAGCCATGCTGGACCAAATCGCCCGGAACATGAGCAGCCGCTATCCCAACTGGGAAGGCACTTACGTGGAAAACGCTTTCCCGGTGATGGATGAACGGGGTCAAGTGGGGGAAGTCATCATCGGCTATTACGGCCCCTATTTCTTCAACGAAGCGGACCTGGCCTTCATTAATAACATGAACCGGCTCCTGATCGGTGTCGGCGCCTTTTCCCTGGCCCTGTCCATCCTCTTTGGCACGGTGATGGCAGAAAAATTGAGCACCCCCATCGGCCGGGTCATCACCACCGCCCAGATGATTGCCAAGGGATACTACGACGACCGGGTCACCGAGACCTCCAGCACGAAAGAAATTGCCCAGCTCACCGAAACTATTAACCACCTGGCGGAAACCTTAGAGAAACAGGAGCGCTTGCGCAAGCAGCTCACCGCCGACGTGGCCCATGAACTGAGGACGCCTTTGGCCACCTTGCAAAGCCACATGGAGGCCATGATTGACGGCATCTGGCAGCCCGACCCAGAAAGGCTCAAAAGCTGTCACGAAGAGATCGTGCGCATTAGCCGCCTGGTGGGGGATCTAGAGAAGCTAGCTAAATACGAAGGGGAAAACCTGGTGCTTACCAAGACCACTTTCGATGTGGCGGAATTGGCCCGGCACCTCCTCCAGAATTTCGAGACGGAATTTGCCGAAAAAGGCATTGCTCTCCGGTTTACCGGGGAAAAAGAAGTCATCAACGCCGATAAGGATAAAATCAGTCAGGTGATCGTCAACCTTCTCTCCAATGCCCTGAAATACACGCCGCCCGGGGGCACCGTGGAAGTCTCCGTGCAAGGTGATGCCCAAAGGGCGGAGATCCGGGTGAAAGACAGCGGCGCCGGTATTGCCCCGGAGGACCTGCCCTACATTTTCGAACGCTTCTACCGGGCCGATAAATCGAGAAACCGCTTGACCGGCGGCGCCGGCATCGGCCTTACCATCACCAAGGCCATCGTGGACGCCCACAATGGCACCATCCAGGTCCACAGCCGGGTGAACGAGGGCACGGAGTTCCTCGTTTCCTTGCCCAAGCAGCCGGGGTAG
- the mutT gene encoding 8-oxo-dGTP diphosphatase MutT has translation MKLVAAAIIISHGKVLIAQRAQGLRLAGKWEFPGGKVEPGETPEECLKREIREELGIEIAVDGFFGESVYHYDIGPIRLLAYKASWTGGDLRLTEHEQIKWVKPEELDDYDFSPADLPFIEKLKKEAL, from the coding sequence ATGAAATTAGTTGCTGCTGCAATTATCATTAGTCATGGGAAAGTGTTAATCGCTCAAAGGGCACAAGGTTTAAGGCTCGCCGGTAAATGGGAATTCCCCGGCGGAAAGGTGGAGCCCGGGGAAACCCCGGAGGAATGCTTGAAACGGGAAATCCGGGAAGAGCTGGGGATTGAAATCGCCGTGGACGGGTTTTTCGGGGAGAGCGTATACCATTATGATATAGGGCCAATACGCCTGCTTGCCTATAAGGCCAGCTGGACCGGCGGTGATCTTAGATTGACGGAACATGAGCAAATCAAGTGGGTCAAGCCGGAGGAACTTGATGACTACGATTTTTCTCCGGCGGACCTTCCGTTTATCGAAAAGCTGAAAAAGGAAGCGCTATGA